A single region of the Lycium barbarum isolate Lr01 chromosome 2, ASM1917538v2, whole genome shotgun sequence genome encodes:
- the LOC132628767 gene encoding uncharacterized protein LOC132628767 — MSCTSDKDDAEEGVTLKPRRESKYIRYSLQKHIQLDKFVNEPSRVRVTCRDGCPWLIYAKLDNSTKNFQIKTYYPKHRCVQTTRNYMCKYKYLATHYKDRITEQPNIRICKLQEEIRKELGVHVGRSTVRRARSKVLLEIMGDQEKEFGRILDYRDEVLKTNPGSTCVVKVSTTEFAENGRPCFLGFYICFDALKSKGQLLVAVAKDGNNQMLPIAWAVVECENKTTWTWFLKILIEDLNLGDGTGYTVISDMQKGLLATIKELLPEVEQRQCARHILANWSKDWGGLERRLIFWKCARSTFEADLRRNLDKLELLGGEKIVEDLLYYKEHTFCKVYFNTETKCDIIDNNMAESFNAWILPARHKTIITMLEEIRMKVMNRISVMRSFANTWVTRISPMALRTLEENMGKSMNCNIVFNGEHGFEILDGPYQHTVYIVNEKCSFRSWQLKGIPCPHAICAMLYKKYEPIEYVHEYYSKKNWFKTYCHYIQPMTNMAMWPRSANPAIAPPIIRKMPSRPSKARRKEASEAKKCGKMPITGMLMTCSQCGEGNMTSQTFDASQTFDASQTFAASQARIEIHGKWDGDGGNEGGGIGGENDRIGKEEHDKKRKIKKLLIFVLEKLIWVTDEWLMA, encoded by the exons ATGAG TTGTACATCTGATAAGGATGATGCTGAGGAGGGAGTAACCTTGAAACCTAGAAGGGAAAGTAAATACATAAG ATATTCACTTCAGAAGCATATTCAGTTAGATAAGTTTGTCAATGAGCCTTCAAGGGTGAGGGTCACATGTAGGGATGGTTGTCCTTGGTTAATTTATGCTAAACTGGACAATTCAACCAAGAATTTTCAAATCAAAACATACTATCCTAAACATAGATGTGTTCAGACCACAAGAAACTATATGTGCAAGTATAAGTACCTAGCCACCCACTACAAAGATAGAATTACTGAACAACCAAACATCAGAATTTGCAAACTCCAAGAGGAAATTAGGAAGGAACTTGGTGTACATGTCGGCAGGTCCACTGTTAGGAGAGCTAGATCTAAGGTTTTACTAGAGATCATGGGTGATCAAGAAAAAGAGTTTGGAAGAATACTTGATTACAGAGATGAAGTGTTGAAAACAAATCCAGGAAGTACTTGTGTGGTGAAAGTATCTACTACAGAATTTGCTGAAAATGGTAGGCCTTGCTTCTTAGGTTTCTACATCTGTTTTGATGCCTTGAAAAG CAAGGGTCAACTGCTAGTTGCTGTGGCTAAGGATGGCAACAACCAGATGTTGCCAATTGCTTGGGCTGTTGTGGAGTGTGAGAACAAAACCACATGGACTTGGTTTTTGAAAATATTAATTGAAGACTTGAACTTAGGCGATGGGACTGGTTACACAGTCATTTCAGATATGCAGAAG GGGCTTCTTGCCACTATAAAAGAGCTCCTACCAGAAGTGGAGCAAAGGCAATGTGCTAGACACATCCTTGCAAACTGGTCAAAAGATTGGGGAGGCCTTGAAAGGAGGCTGATTTTTTGGAAATGTGCTAGAAGCACATTTGAGGCAGATTTGAGGAGAAATTTGGACAAATTAGAGCTGCTTGGTGGTGAGAAGATTGTTGAGGATTTACTTTACTACAAGGAACACACTTTTTGTAAGGTATACTTTAATACTGAAACTAAGTGTGACATCATTGACAATAATATGGCTGAGAGCTTTAATGCTTGGATCTTGCCTGCAAGACACAAGACCATCATAACCATGCTAGAAGAGATTAGGATGAAGGTAATGAATAGGATAAGCGTGATGAGGTCTTTTGCAAACACTTGGGTCACAAGAATATCTCCAATGGCATTAAGGACATTAGAAGAAAACATGGGGAAGTCAATGAACTGTAATATTGTGTTTAATGGTGAGCATGGGTTTGAGATTCTTGATGGTCCATATCAGCACACTGTTTATATTGTCAATGAGAAATGTAGTTTTAGGTCATGGCAGCTCAAAGGAATACCATGTCCACATGCCATTTGTGCCATGTTGTACAAGAAGTATGAACCTATTGAATATGTCCATGAATACTATAGCAAGAAGAACTGGTTCAAAACCTATTGTCACTACATTCAACCAATGACAAATATGGCAATGTGGCCTAGGTCTGCTAATCCTGCTATTGCACCACCAATCATCAGAAAAATGCCCAGCAGGCCCTCAAAAGCAAGAAGGAAAGAGGCCAGTGAAGCAAAGAAATGTGGAAAAATGCCAATAACAGGCATGCTGATGACTTGCAGCCAATGTGGAG AGGGGAACATGACTTCTCAAACATTTGATGCTTCTCAAACATTTGATGCTTCTCAAACATTTGCTGCTTCTCAAGCCA GGATTGAAATTCATGGCAAATGGGATGGTGATGGTGGAAATGAAGGTGGTGGAATTGGTGGAGAAAATGATAGAATTGGAAAAGAAGAACATGataagaaaaggaaaataaaaaaa